The Staphylococcus sp. 17KM0847 DNA segment AAGCTTACTGTGTAGGACCTAAACAATCTAAAGACTCATACTTGAACATTCCAAATATTTTATCCATCGCAACATCAACAGGCTGTGATGGTATTCATCCAGGCTATGGCTTTTTAGCCGAAAATGGAGATTTTGCAGAGTTATGCGAAGCTGTACAGTTAAAGTTTATAGGACCTAGTTATGAATCTATTCAAAAAATGGGAATTAAAGATGTCGCTAAAGAAGAGATGAAGCGTGCAAATGTCCCAGTTGTCCCCGGCAGTGATGGGTTAGTCACTGATATTGAACACGCCATTCAAGCCGCCAATACTATCGGATATCCCGTTATTATTAAAGCTACTGCGGGTGGTGGTGGAAAGGGTATCCGCATTGCACGCGATGAAAAAGAATTAATCAATGGCTATAAAATGACGCAACAAGAAGCTGAGACTGCATTTGGAAATGGTGGTCTCTATTTGGAAAAGTTTATTGAAAATTTTCGACATATAGAAATTCAAATCATTGGAGATGAGCATGGCAATGTTATCCATTTAGGTGAGCGGGACTGTACAATTCAGCGTCGTATGCAAAAACTGATAGAGGAATCACCGTCACCTATCCTTTCTCCGGACAAAAGAAAAGAAATGGGTGATGCAGCAGTAAGAGCTGCAAAAGCAGTAGGATACTACAATGCTGGGACAATTGAGTTTATCTATGACTTAGATGACAATCAATTTTACTTCATGGAAATGAACACGCGTATCCAAGTAGAACATCCCGTTACAGAAATGGTGACAGGTGTTGACTTAGTAAAACTTCAACTAAAAGTCGCAATGGGAGAACATCTGCCTTATACACAAGATGATATCTCAATTTCAGGACATGCGATGGAATTTAGAATCAATGCTGAAAATCCATATCAAAATTTTATGCCTTCTCCCGGTGTAATTCGTCAATATTTAACACCTGGTGGCTTTGGTGTGAGAATTGATTCAGCATGTTACATGAACTATACGATACCACCGTATTATGATTCAATGGTTGCAAAACTGATTATTCATACACCTACACGTGAAGAAACGATGATGACAAGTTTACGTGCATTAAATGAATTTGTTATTATGGGTATTGATACAACTATCCCTTTTCACATTCGGCTACTCAATCACCCGATATTCCAAAAAGGGTATTTCAATACTAAATTTTTAGAACAATATGATGTTATGAATGATGACCAATAATTGGAGGAATGCATAAGATGGCAAAATCTATTGAAAACTATAATCCTAATTTAGGAAATGTTGAAATTGTACCAGAAGTTATTTCTGTCATTGCAAGTATTGCGGCATCAGAGGTAAAGGGTGTTCAAGGTATGTTTTCTGATCTTAAAAACTCAACCTTGGAGCGTTTGGGTCGCAAAAATTTAAGCAAAGGGGTCAAAGTAGAAACAAAAGATAATGAAATTGTCATCAATGTTTATTGTTCTTTGAAATACGGTGTTAAAATTTCTGATACAGCATTGAAAATACAAGAATCTATTCATAGTGCGATTAAAACGATGACGGCATTAACACCTAAACAAGTCAATGTTCATATCTCACATATCGACATGGGGAAACCAAAAAGTTAATAATTAAAGAATGGAGAATAATACATGAGTAGAAAACAAGCGAGAAGTCAAGCTTTTCAGACATTATTTCAATTGGAGATGAAAAATTCTGACCTCACAATTGAAGAAGCGATCAGCTTTATTAAAGACGACTATCCAAACTTAGACTTTGACTTTATTCAATGGCTTGTTTCAGGTGTGAAAGATCATGAACCTGTTTTAGATCGTACCATCGAACCTCATTTAAATGGTTGGACGATACCACGCTTACTAAAATCAGATCGTATCATTTTAAGAATGGCCACATTCGAACTTTTGCACAGTGAAACACCTGCCAAAGTTATTATTAATGAAGCAGTCGAACTCACAAAGCAATTTTCTGATGATGACCACTTCCGATTTGTGAATGGTGTCTTGAGTAATATCAAATAAAATTGAGTGATAACATGGAAAAATACTTAACGGTTTCTGCATTAACTAAATATATTAAATATAAATTTGATCAGGATCCATATTTACAAACTGTGCTGATTAAAGGAGAGGTTTCAAACTTTAAACGTCATAGTAGTGGTCACCTTTATTTTGCATTAAAAGATGAACAGAGTGTCATTAGTGCCATGATGTTTAAAGCACATGCGAATGCTTTAGATTTTGATCCTAAAGAAGGCGATCAAGTTATTGTTGAGGCGCGTGTTTCTGTTTATGAGCGTAGAGGAAGTTATCAAATTTATGTTAACAAGATGCAATTAGACGGTATAGGTAACTTGTATCAAAAGTTTGAGCAACTGAAGAAAAAATTAGAAAAAGAAGGCTTTTTTGATACGACTTTAAAAAAAACAATTCCGAAATATCCAAAGAAAATTGCAATTGTCACTGCAAGTACAGGTGCTGCAATTCGTGATATTTTAAATACAATACAAAATAGATACCCTTTAGTTGAACCTATTAAGATTAGTACGCTCGTACAAGGACAACAAGCAAAAGAGGATATTGTGACTAAACTACACTATGCTGATACATTAGGTGCTGATACGATTATTATAGGTCGTGGTGGGGGATCTATTGAAGACTTGTGGAATTTTAATGAAGAAGATGTTGTAAAAGCCATTTTTCGTTGTCAAACACCTGTAATCTCAGCAGTAGGCCATGAAACAGATACAACACTCAGTGATTTTGTTGCTGATGTGCGTGCTGCAACCCCTACACAAGCAGCAATGATCGCAACACCAGACAAACAAGAACTTTATCAACTTCTGCAGAAGAGTCAATCGTATTTACAACGATTCATCACACAATATTTAAAACACGCACGCCAATCACTCGTGCGCTATCAAGAATATTATAAATTCAAACAGCCTACTTTATTGTACGAACAACATATACAAAAGCGTGATGACTTAGATCGTCTGTTACATGATACGATGCAACGCACGATTGAAATACAACAACAGCAGCTCAATATCTTGCAGCAGCGATTTCATTTGCGCTATTTTTACGATACAATCAAGCGACATCAGCTGACGACCTTACAATTACGGGATCAGTTGCATAAACAACAGTTGCGCATTATAAACAACAAAAAGCAGCAGTTGATTCACCATGTCGCATCATTAGATAATTTGAGTCCAACTCAAACCATGTTGCGCGGCTACTCTATTGTAAAAAAAGATAATGATGTGATTACAAGTACACATAACTTAAAGCAAGGTGAACATATAGAAGTGACAATGAAGGATGGCTCGATTGGTGCAATGATTGAGGAGGTAAAACGAAAAGATGACGGCAAAAAATCAAACATTTGAAGAAATGATGCATGAGTTAGAAACAATTGTTAAACAGCTAGACAACGATAAAATCTCTTTAGAAGCTTCACTAGATTTGTATCAAAAAGGAATGGCTCTCTCAAAATCGTGTGAACAAACGTTAAAAGAAGCAGAACAAAAAGTGACAAAATTAATAGAGGAAGAGGCGCAAAACAAGGATGAATCAAAATCTGAATAAATTGCTACATGCCTTTAATCAAAAGATAAAAAATAGTGTTCAATCGACACATCTCAACACACAATTAGAAGAAAGCATGCGTTATTCCTTAGAAGCTGGAGGAAAACGTATACGTCCGTTACTTTTACTTGCTACTCTTGATATGTTACAACCCAATAGTTATGAGAAGGGACTTCATACAGCACTCGCGTTAGAAATGGTTCATACTTATTCATTAATTCATGATGATTTACCTGCAATGGATGATGATGATTTAAGAAGGGGCAAACTGACAAATCATAAAGTTTATGGTGAGTGGCTAGCCATTTTAGCTGGTGACGCACTACAAACGAAAGCTTTTGAATATATCAGTCAGGACTCGAAGCTCACACCAGACACACGTATACAATTAATTTCTGCTTTCAGTCAAGCAAGTGGGCATGCAGGTATGGTCGGTGGGCAAACGCTCGATATGCAAAGTGAAGGTCAAGCGATTGATTTACAAACATTAGAGCGCATTCATGTACATAAGACAGGGGCGCTTATACGCTTTGCCATTGAAGCCGCTACAATTATCGCTCATACAAATGAAACAGATCAACAATACCTTTTAACTTTTGCAGAACATCTGGGTATTATTTTCCAGATTAAAGATGATTTACTTGATCTATATGGTACAACCGAAGCATTAGGGAAACAAATAGGAAGTGATGATGTTAATAATAAATCTACATATGTCACACTATTAGGACGCGAACAGGCTGAAACAATTTTAGCTCAACATGTTAAACAAGCTAAGCAAATTTTAGTCACACTCGCAAAAACTTATGACACGGTCGATCTTGAATATTTATTAACAGTTTTTTATCAACGTCAAAACTAGTTTATTGGTACTGACACAAGTAAATGGGTATTATAACCATAAGATACAAAGATTAAGGGTGATATAAATGGATGTACGAACGATACAAGATCCTTCATTCTTAAAAAGTCTTTCTGTTAAAGAGCTAGAATCGCTCAGCCAAGATGTGCGTCAATTTTTAATTGAAACTTGTGCAATCACAGGTGGACATATTGGTGCAAACCTCGGTGTCGTAGAACTTACAATTGCTTTGCACAAACACTACAATAGTCCAGAAGATAAGATTATTTGGGATGTCGGTCATCAAAGTTATATTCATAAAATCTTAACAGGGCGTGCAAATCAGTTTGACACATTAAGACAATATAAAGGATTATGTGGATTTCCAAAATTAAGAGAATCTGAACACGACGTATGGGAAGCAGGTCATAGTTCTACATCGCTCTCAGCTGCAATGGGTATGGCAAAAGCGCGTGATATTCTCGGTAAAACAAATCAAATTATACCCGTAATTGGCGATGGCGCACTTACAGGTGGCATGGCATTAGAAGCGTTAAATAATATTGGGCATGATCATACGAATATGACTATCATCTTAAATGACAACGAAATGAGCATAGCACCTAATGTAGGTGCCATGCATAACATGCTAGGGCGTATACGTATGAATCAAGGATACAATCGTCTAAAAGTAGATGCGGAAACAGTACTGAATCGTCTGCCGGGGGGGAGTCGATTGCGTGAATCTGCTGACCGCATTAAAGATAGTTTGAAATATCTTGTTGTAGACGGTGCTTTTTTTGAGGAGTTAGGTATCCGTTATATCGGTCCAGTAGATGGTCATAATTATGATGAGCTTGAGCATGCACTAACAACAGCGGATTCTATTAACAAACCGGTATTAATACATGTTGTCACTAAAAAAGGGAAAGGCTATCATCCCGCTGAAAATGATAAAATTGGAACTTGGCACGGTTTAGGACCTTATAAGCTCGATACAGGTGAGCAAATTAAAGGTCAACAGCAAGGCCCTTCGTGGAGCCAATTAATGTCTGACGAAATCTTATCCTATGCACAAAAAGACAAGCGTGTTGTAGCCATTACACCTGCAATGCCCGTAGGATCTAAATTAACAAAGTTTCAGCAAGCACTACCCGAACAATTTTTTGATGTAGGGATTGCAGAACAACATGCTGTTACGATGGCAGCTGGTTTTGCAATTGAAGGTATGAAACCTTATGTAGCCATTTACTCTACATTTTTACAACGTGCATACGATCAAGTGTTACACGATGTCGATCGCCAAAACCTCAATGTTATTTTTGGTGTTGACCGTGCCGGTTTAGTGGGTGCTGATGGCGAAACACATCAAGGTGTTTTTGATGTAGGCTTTTTAACACAATTTCCAAATATGATTGTAATGATGCCTAAAGATGAAAATGAAGCAAAAGATATGGTGTATACAGCCATGCATTATGAGCAAGGGCCTATTGCAATTAGATATCCTCGTGGCAATGGCTTAGGTGTTCCAATGACACCAGAACGTCAACACTTACCAATAGGTTCGTGGACACAGCTGACAGAAGGTTCAGACTTAGCAATCATTAGCTATGGTCCCACTATTGAAACACTTAAAAAAGTAGTGGCTGGATTGAAGGAAACGAATATCCAAGCGACACTCATTAATGCACGTTATATTAAACCGATGGATACAGATTTGTTGCATACACTTGGAAAAAGAGGAATACCTATCTTAACAGTCGAAGAAAGTATGCTTAATGGTGGACTGGGGAGTCAAATCAGTAATTTTATGTCTGATTCTGCTTATCATAATCCTATTAAGCGTTTAGGCATTGATGATATGTATATCGAACATGGTAATGTTGAACAAATCTTAGCTGATATTGGTTTGGATAGCCAATCTATTCAACATACAGCAGAACAGTTTCTAAAAGATTGTAATTAAAAAGTTGAGGCTAGGTCATGTGTAATATCATGTCTAGCCTCTTTTTTGTAATTCTTATATGTATAGCAATTGTCATGTGAGAGATAGACTATATTATGAGAATTAAAATACATATGCTAAAATCAATGTATAAATATTCGCTACGAGGTGCATATTATGCCTAAAAAATCTGTAAGACATATAAAAATCAGAGAAATTATTTCGAATGAACAAATAGAAACGCAAGATGAGCTCGTAAAACGTCTTAATGACTTTGATATGAATGTAACACAAGCAACAGTCTCTCGTGATATTAAAGAATTACAACTCATCAAAGTACCTACACCATCTGGTCAATATATATATAGTTTGCCTAATGATCGACGCTATCATCCGTTAGAAAAATTAGGACGATATTTAATGGATTCATTTGTCAAAATAGATGGTGCTGAAAATTTGCTCGTACTTAAAACATTACCCGGAAACGCACAATCTATCGGTGCGATACTCGATCAAATTGACTGGGAAGAAGTCCTAGGTACAATTTGTGGTGATGATACGTGTCTCATCATTTGTCGGAGTAAACAAGATGCAGAAGTAATTAAAACACAAATTTTCAATATGTTATAAGGATGCGATAAAAGATGTTACAAAGTCTATCAATTAAACAATTTGCGATTATTGATGAGTTAGAGATTCAATTTGCTGATGGTTTAACCGTATTAAGTGGTGAAACGGGTGCTGGTAAGTCAATTATCATCGATGCTATTGGACAATTAATCGGTATGCGTGCATCTTCTGACTTTGTACGTCACGGTGAAAAAAAAGCAATCATTGAAGGGCTTTTCGATATAGATAACGCACAGGAAGCGATTCAGATGTTAGATCATTTAGGAATCGATACTGATGAAGATTTTTTAATTGTAAAACGTGAAATTTTCAGCTCAGGCAAGAGTATTTGTCGTATCAATAATCAAACTGTGACTTTACAAGATTTAAGACAGGTTATGCAAGCGCTTTTGGATATTCATGGTCAACATGAAACACAGACACTGCTCAAACCAAAATATCATATCGAGTTGCTCGATCGTTACGCAGATGGTGCATACGATAAAGTATATACACAGTACATGACAACATTTAATACGTATCAAGACAAAGTAAAAGAACTCAAAGCATTAGAATCTGCTGACCAAGCTTTATTACAACGTCTTGATTTGATGAAATTTCAGTTTGAGGAGTTAAAAGAAGCGCATCTTCAAGAAAATGAATCCGAACAATTGGAAATCGATATCAAGCGCATTCAAAACTCAGAGCAGTTGAACCACGCATTAAATGGTGCTTATATGACATTAACAGATGAACATGCGATTACTGATAGACTGTATGAACTCAGTGGGCAACTCCAAATGATTGACCAAATCGTACCAGAACGTTATGCACAACTTAAAGATCAAGTCGATCAATTTTATTACACACTAGAAGACGCTAAACATCAATTGTATGATGAAATGAATCAAAATGATTTTGACGAACAAATGTTGAATGAATTAGAAGCACGAATGAATTTACTCAACAATTTAAAACGCAAATATGGTAAAGATATTCCAGAATTGATCATTTATCAATCTAAAATAGAAGAAGAAATAAATAAAATAGAAAATTACGAAGAAAGCACAGCACAATTACGCAACGATATACATCAACTTTCTGAACAACTTACAGTAGATGGTCAAGCATTATCAAAAGAAAGACGTAAGGTGGCACGTCAATTGCGAGATCATATCGTTGCCGAAATTCAAAATTTACAAATGAAAGATGCTAATTTAGAAATCTCCTTTAAACCTTACGATACACCGCAAAACGATGGACTAGAACGTGTTGAATTTTTAATCAGTCCTAATAAAGGTGAACCCTTAAAAAGTCTTAATAAAATTGCAAGTGGTGGAGAGCTCTCACGGATTATGCTCGCTTTAAAAAGTATCTTTGTACGTTCTCGTGGTCAAACTGCTATTTTATTTGATGAGGTAGATTCAGGTGTATCAGGTCAAGCCGCCCAAAAAATGGCAGAAAAGATGAAACAAATCGCATCAGTTATTCAAGTAATTTGCATTTCACACTTACCGCAAGTTGCTTCGATGTGCGATCATCATTTATATATTTCGAAACATGAGAAAGAAAACAGAACGACAACAACCGTCCAAGAATTATCAGGAGACGCGCGCATTGAAGAAGTGGCTCGTATGATTTCTGGTGCAGCTGTTACAGAATTGACTAAGCAAAATGCAAAAGAAATGATTGAACAAAATCAAATATTGCATCCATAAGGTGGGATTATTATGACGTTAGATCAATTATTAAGTGGGAGTCACTCTGTTCAAGCGACAATAGCGATAGTTAATGCACATGATGAAAAAACACTCCATGCTGTTACTAAGATTTTAAAAAAGACATCTGCTGCTTTTATTTTTTATAATCATCAAGATGTTTCCGAACTCATTCGCTCATTTGACCTGTCTCAAGATGTATTATCACGAATTACCATTCATACTTTTGATAATCAAGAACAGGCACTTAAACACTGTTTGACTGCTTTAGATCAAAAAGAAGCAGATATTTTAATGAAGGGTCATATTTCAACTGCACATTTGTTATCAGCAGTATTACATCATCAATCATCTCAAAATATACAAAAGCCATTTTTAAACCATGTCGCAGTGTTTGAACTTCCGTCCTATCATAAACCTTTATTATTGTCAGATGTCGCACTTAATATTCATCCTGATATTGAAACGATGAAAGCAATGATAGCAAATATTGTAGATTTCACAACACGTCTAAACTATAAACAACTCAATATTGCTTTATTATCATCAACAGAATCTGTTCAACCCAAACTCGCTTCTTCTGTTCAAGCTGCAGAATTAGCGTCATATTATCTTGCGCATCCTATCAATGAAATGATTCGTGTTGAAGGTCCTATGGCTTTGGATAATATTATTGATAAAAAAAGTGCAATTCAAAAGGGAGTTCAATCAAACATTGCAGGGAACACAGATGTTATTATTGTTCCACAACTTGATGTTGGTAATGCTTTATATAAATCTTTCACATACTTTGGACAAGCACGTGTTGCGAGTATTGTACTTGGCGCATCCTATCCAATTATTTTAACTTCTCGTGCAGACACTATAGACAATAAATTAAATTCTGTTTTATTCGCAATGCAAATTCTTGTAAATTAATTTTGAAAGACGTATACTTAACCAATCGAGTTGCGAGATAAGAAAGTAGGGAAGTTATGACAAATATTCTTATTCTTAATTTAGGAAGCACCTCGAGTAAAATTGCTGTATATCATGACTTAACGTGTGTATTTCAAACCAACTTAGTACATGATCAAACAGTAACAGCACAATCATTACTAGAACAACAAATGATACGCCAACAGCTCATCGAACAAACATTAGAACATCATGGTTACATGACATGTATAGATGTAATTGCTTGTAGAGGAGGGTTACTCAAACCTCTAATTGGTGGTACATATATTGTTAATGAAACAATGTATCAAGACTTAAAAAGCTTTGAATATGGTGTTCATGCTGCTAATTTAAGTGGCATGATTGGATATCAATTGGGTCAGCAATGGCAAGTCCCTGTTTTTACTACGGATCCTGTCGTTGTAGATGAGTTACTGGATACTGTGAGATTTACAGGTATTCCTGGCATTGAACGCAAAAGTATCTTTCATGCGTTGAACCATAAAGCAGTTGCTAGACGATACGCTGATGAAGTGAACATACCTTATGAAGAAATCAATGTTATTGTTGCACATCTAGGTGGTGGTATAAGCATTGCAGCACATCATTATGGACGTGTTATCGATGTGAATGAAGCGCTTTATGGTGAGGGCCCCATGGCATTAAACCGTTCTGGAACAATTCCAAACGACTTATTGCTTGTGTATGCACAAGAACACCAACTCTCTATGGATGACATCCGTCACATATTAAGTAGTGAATCTGGACTTAAAGCATATACTGGAACAATGGACTTTAAAACGATAATGTCTAAGTATGATTTCGATCATAAAACAACTCAGCTCATTGATGCACTTGTTATTCAAATCGCTAAAACGATTGCAGAGAGAGCGGCAGTATTACAAGGACAAGTCGATCAAATTGTTTTAACAGGTGGCATGAGTTACAGTCAACGTTTCGTATCTTTACTCCATCACTACACAGATTGGATTGCACCTACGACAGTCTATCCGGGAGAACACGAAATGATGACATTAGCAGAACGTGCATTCAAAGCTTTTCATAAAAAAATCAACATCAACACATACTGTTAGGAGAGACCAATATGGCACAAGAAAAATACGACTTAGTTGTCTTAGGTGGCGGTATAAGTGGCTATTCAGCTGCAATACGTGCCAGTCAATTAGGCAAAAGCGTTGCAATCGTAGAACAATCAAACCTTGGGGGTACTTGTTTACATAAA contains these protein-coding regions:
- the accC gene encoding acetyl-CoA carboxylase biotin carboxylase subunit, translating into MKKILIANRGEIAVRIIRACRELGIQTVAIYSEGDKDALHTQLADEAYCVGPKQSKDSYLNIPNILSIATSTGCDGIHPGYGFLAENGDFAELCEAVQLKFIGPSYESIQKMGIKDVAKEEMKRANVPVVPGSDGLVTDIEHAIQAANTIGYPVIIKATAGGGGKGIRIARDEKELINGYKMTQQEAETAFGNGGLYLEKFIENFRHIEIQIIGDEHGNVIHLGERDCTIQRRMQKLIEESPSPILSPDKRKEMGDAAVRAAKAVGYYNAGTIEFIYDLDDNQFYFMEMNTRIQVEHPVTEMVTGVDLVKLQLKVAMGEHLPYTQDDISISGHAMEFRINAENPYQNFMPSPGVIRQYLTPGGFGVRIDSACYMNYTIPPYYDSMVAKLIIHTPTREETMMTSLRALNEFVIMGIDTTIPFHIRLLNHPIFQKGYFNTKFLEQYDVMNDDQ
- a CDS encoding Asp23/Gls24 family envelope stress response protein; its protein translation is MAKSIENYNPNLGNVEIVPEVISVIASIAASEVKGVQGMFSDLKNSTLERLGRKNLSKGVKVETKDNEIVINVYCSLKYGVKISDTALKIQESIHSAIKTMTALTPKQVNVHISHIDMGKPKS
- the nusB gene encoding transcription antitermination factor NusB, translating into MSRKQARSQAFQTLFQLEMKNSDLTIEEAISFIKDDYPNLDFDFIQWLVSGVKDHEPVLDRTIEPHLNGWTIPRLLKSDRIILRMATFELLHSETPAKVIINEAVELTKQFSDDDHFRFVNGVLSNIK
- the xseA gene encoding exodeoxyribonuclease VII large subunit; the encoded protein is MEKYLTVSALTKYIKYKFDQDPYLQTVLIKGEVSNFKRHSSGHLYFALKDEQSVISAMMFKAHANALDFDPKEGDQVIVEARVSVYERRGSYQIYVNKMQLDGIGNLYQKFEQLKKKLEKEGFFDTTLKKTIPKYPKKIAIVTASTGAAIRDILNTIQNRYPLVEPIKISTLVQGQQAKEDIVTKLHYADTLGADTIIIGRGGGSIEDLWNFNEEDVVKAIFRCQTPVISAVGHETDTTLSDFVADVRAATPTQAAMIATPDKQELYQLLQKSQSYLQRFITQYLKHARQSLVRYQEYYKFKQPTLLYEQHIQKRDDLDRLLHDTMQRTIEIQQQQLNILQQRFHLRYFYDTIKRHQLTTLQLRDQLHKQQLRIINNKKQQLIHHVASLDNLSPTQTMLRGYSIVKKDNDVITSTHNLKQGEHIEVTMKDGSIGAMIEEVKRKDDGKKSNI
- a CDS encoding exodeoxyribonuclease VII small subunit; the protein is MTAKNQTFEEMMHELETIVKQLDNDKISLEASLDLYQKGMALSKSCEQTLKEAEQKVTKLIEEEAQNKDESKSE
- a CDS encoding polyprenyl synthetase family protein, translating into MNQNLNKLLHAFNQKIKNSVQSTHLNTQLEESMRYSLEAGGKRIRPLLLLATLDMLQPNSYEKGLHTALALEMVHTYSLIHDDLPAMDDDDLRRGKLTNHKVYGEWLAILAGDALQTKAFEYISQDSKLTPDTRIQLISAFSQASGHAGMVGGQTLDMQSEGQAIDLQTLERIHVHKTGALIRFAIEAATIIAHTNETDQQYLLTFAEHLGIIFQIKDDLLDLYGTTEALGKQIGSDDVNNKSTYVTLLGREQAETILAQHVKQAKQILVTLAKTYDTVDLEYLLTVFYQRQN
- the dxs gene encoding 1-deoxy-D-xylulose-5-phosphate synthase, with the translated sequence MDVRTIQDPSFLKSLSVKELESLSQDVRQFLIETCAITGGHIGANLGVVELTIALHKHYNSPEDKIIWDVGHQSYIHKILTGRANQFDTLRQYKGLCGFPKLRESEHDVWEAGHSSTSLSAAMGMAKARDILGKTNQIIPVIGDGALTGGMALEALNNIGHDHTNMTIILNDNEMSIAPNVGAMHNMLGRIRMNQGYNRLKVDAETVLNRLPGGSRLRESADRIKDSLKYLVVDGAFFEELGIRYIGPVDGHNYDELEHALTTADSINKPVLIHVVTKKGKGYHPAENDKIGTWHGLGPYKLDTGEQIKGQQQGPSWSQLMSDEILSYAQKDKRVVAITPAMPVGSKLTKFQQALPEQFFDVGIAEQHAVTMAAGFAIEGMKPYVAIYSTFLQRAYDQVLHDVDRQNLNVIFGVDRAGLVGADGETHQGVFDVGFLTQFPNMIVMMPKDENEAKDMVYTAMHYEQGPIAIRYPRGNGLGVPMTPERQHLPIGSWTQLTEGSDLAIISYGPTIETLKKVVAGLKETNIQATLINARYIKPMDTDLLHTLGKRGIPILTVEESMLNGGLGSQISNFMSDSAYHNPIKRLGIDDMYIEHGNVEQILADIGLDSQSIQHTAEQFLKDCN
- the ahrC gene encoding transcriptional regulator AhrC/ArgR, which produces MPKKSVRHIKIREIISNEQIETQDELVKRLNDFDMNVTQATVSRDIKELQLIKVPTPSGQYIYSLPNDRRYHPLEKLGRYLMDSFVKIDGAENLLVLKTLPGNAQSIGAILDQIDWEEVLGTICGDDTCLIICRSKQDAEVIKTQIFNML
- the recN gene encoding DNA repair protein RecN, which translates into the protein MLQSLSIKQFAIIDELEIQFADGLTVLSGETGAGKSIIIDAIGQLIGMRASSDFVRHGEKKAIIEGLFDIDNAQEAIQMLDHLGIDTDEDFLIVKREIFSSGKSICRINNQTVTLQDLRQVMQALLDIHGQHETQTLLKPKYHIELLDRYADGAYDKVYTQYMTTFNTYQDKVKELKALESADQALLQRLDLMKFQFEELKEAHLQENESEQLEIDIKRIQNSEQLNHALNGAYMTLTDEHAITDRLYELSGQLQMIDQIVPERYAQLKDQVDQFYYTLEDAKHQLYDEMNQNDFDEQMLNELEARMNLLNNLKRKYGKDIPELIIYQSKIEEEINKIENYEESTAQLRNDIHQLSEQLTVDGQALSKERRKVARQLRDHIVAEIQNLQMKDANLEISFKPYDTPQNDGLERVEFLISPNKGEPLKSLNKIASGGELSRIMLALKSIFVRSRGQTAILFDEVDSGVSGQAAQKMAEKMKQIASVIQVICISHLPQVASMCDHHLYISKHEKENRTTTTVQELSGDARIEEVARMISGAAVTELTKQNAKEMIEQNQILHP
- a CDS encoding phosphate acyltransferase, with product MTLDQLLSGSHSVQATIAIVNAHDEKTLHAVTKILKKTSAAFIFYNHQDVSELIRSFDLSQDVLSRITIHTFDNQEQALKHCLTALDQKEADILMKGHISTAHLLSAVLHHQSSQNIQKPFLNHVAVFELPSYHKPLLLSDVALNIHPDIETMKAMIANIVDFTTRLNYKQLNIALLSSTESVQPKLASSVQAAELASYYLAHPINEMIRVEGPMALDNIIDKKSAIQKGVQSNIAGNTDVIIVPQLDVGNALYKSFTYFGQARVASIVLGASYPIILTSRADTIDNKLNSVLFAMQILVN
- the buk gene encoding butyrate kinase, whose protein sequence is MTNILILNLGSTSSKIAVYHDLTCVFQTNLVHDQTVTAQSLLEQQMIRQQLIEQTLEHHGYMTCIDVIACRGGLLKPLIGGTYIVNETMYQDLKSFEYGVHAANLSGMIGYQLGQQWQVPVFTTDPVVVDELLDTVRFTGIPGIERKSIFHALNHKAVARRYADEVNIPYEEINVIVAHLGGGISIAAHHYGRVIDVNEALYGEGPMALNRSGTIPNDLLLVYAQEHQLSMDDIRHILSSESGLKAYTGTMDFKTIMSKYDFDHKTTQLIDALVIQIAKTIAERAAVLQGQVDQIVLTGGMSYSQRFVSLLHHYTDWIAPTTVYPGEHEMMTLAERAFKAFHKKININTYC